Part of the Sphingobium lignivorans genome is shown below.
CCCCCGCGCTGGCGGCGCTGAGTCCGGGCAGCAGCCGGGCCGCTCCCGCCGGTCAGGAGACCAGAGCGGCCGGGTTGGGCACTGTATCGCCCGGCTTGTCGTCGATGCGCGCGGCCTGTTCCTCGGCGGCTTCCGCTACCTTCTGCACATGGGCGCTGGCGCCCTCGGCCGCGACCTTCGCGGCCCCGCGCGCCTGATTCATCATTTCCTGCCCCATCGCGTCCTGACCCAGCATCTTCTGCGCCCCGAGCGCCATGGGCAGCATCTGCGTCGCCATCGCCATGCCGTTCTGCATCGCGGCAAGGCCAAGGCGGGCCGGGAGAGTCCAGAGCGTCATCATGGCATCGATGGCCGAGGCCGGCGCGGCGGGAGACGTCTGCGTGGCGTCCGTCGGGAGGGTCATGGCGGGGTCCTCTTTGCGGTGGATGATGTTGGCGGTGGCTTATCATCGCAACGCTTCAGGTCACTTTCGTGTCCACCCCGCCGGCCTGCCTTTCCGCTGGCCGCGTCAGCGCTCCAGCTCGTCCTTGAGCCGGCGCAGCATCGTGACGGCCTGCGCCGCATGCGGCCCGATCCATCGCTCGTGGATGTCGTGGATCGGCAGCGGATTGAGGTGGTTCCAGCGCTCGCGCCCGCGCCGCACCACCGTCACCAGATCGGCTTCTTCCAGCACCTTGAGATGCTGCATCACCGTGCAGCGGTCGAGATCCGGAAAGTGCGCGCACAGCGTGCCGGTGGTGAGCGGCTGGTCGCGCAGGTCGTCCAGGATCTGGCGGCGAACGGAGGCCGCCAGCGCCTTGAACACGTGGTCATGGGCATCGCTGATTGACATGTTATAAATTTATAACATAATTGATGCCGACTCAAGCGGAGACTCAGGCGGAGAGGACCGATGGATCTCAAATTTCAGGTTTCGATCCGGATTGCCCGGCCGGTTCACGAGGTGTTCGAGGCAATTGCCGATCCGGGACAGCTGTCCCGCTATTTCACCACCGGCGGCGCGCAGGGCCGGCTGGAGGCGGGCAGCACCGTCATGTGGTCGTTCCATGATTTCCCCGGCGCCTTCCCCGTCGAAGTGACGACGCTCGAGCCGGACCGGCTGATCGTCCTGCGCTGGGAAGCCAATGAAGGCGTGCCGGAGGATGGCGATCCGGTGGTGAGCGTCGGCTACCGGACGGAAGTCACCATGCGCTTCGAGCCGCTGGAGGGCGGGCGCACGCTCGTCTCCATCAGCGAGCATGGCTGGCGCGAGACGCCCGAGGGTCTCGCCGGCTCCTACGGCAATTGCATGGGCTGGACCCACATGCTCTGCGCGCTCAAGGCGTGGCTGGAACATGGCATCAATCTGCGCGAGGGCGCCTTCAGCTGAGCGCATGCTCCCGGATCGCCGGAAACGCACGGGGACCTCGCGCGTTCTGGCTGTGAAAGGAGTGACTCATGGAACGCGAGATTCACAAGAATACCGAAGAGGCCCGTGCCGGCTCGACGCCGCACATCGTGCGCTATGTCCTGTCCATCTCGCTCGTGCTCGCGCTGGTGGCGATGGCCGTGCTGCTGCTGTGGGGGGCCGTCTGATCCTTGCCCGCAGATCGGACTGCGTGACCGGCCGCCCCGGCCGATCCCGCCTTACCGGTCTCGCCGGCCCAGCAGCCGCAGGCGCAGCGCGTTGAGCTTGATGAAGCCCGCCGCGTCGCGCTGGTCATATGCGCCGGCATCATCCTCGAAGGTCACGACCTTCTCGCTGTAGAGCGAATGGGGCGATTTGCGGCCCACTACGATGCAGCTTCCCTTGTAGAGCTTGAGCCGCACTGTCCCGCTGACTTTTTCCTGACTGTGATCGATCGCCGCCTGCAGCATTTCCCGCTCGGGCGAGAACCAGAAGCCGTTGTAGATCAGCTCGGCATAGCGCGGCATCAGCTCGTCCTTGAGATGCGCGGCGCCCCGGTCGAGCGTGAGCTGCTCGATCCCGCGATGGGCAAGCGCATAGATGGTGCCGCCCGGGGTCTCGTACATGCCGCGCGACTTCATGCCCACGAAGCGGTTCTCGACGAGGTCGAGCCGCCCGATGCCGTGCTTGCAGCCGAGGTCGTTGAGCGAGGAGAGCAACGTCGCCGGGCTCACCCCCACGCCGTTCAGCGCGACCCCGTCGCCCTTCTCGAAATCGATGGTGATATATTCCGGCTGGTCCGGCGCGTCCTCGGGATTGACGGTGCGTGAATAGACATAGTCGGGCACTTCCTCCCACGGGTCCTCCAGCACCTTGCCCTCGGAGGAGGTGTGCAGCATGTTCGCGTCGGTCGAGAAAGGCGCTTCGCCGCGCTTGTCCTTCGGCACGGCGATCTGGTGCTGCTCGGCCCATTCGATGAGGCGGGTGCGGCTGGTGAGGTCCCATTCGCGCCAGGGCGCGATCACCTTGATGTCCGGCTGCAGCGCATAATAGCTGAGCTCGAAGCGCACCTGGTCATTGCCCTTGCCGGTGGCGCCATGGGCCACCGCGTCCGCGCCCACCTGCTGCGCGATCTCGATCTGGCGCTTGGCGATCAGCGGCCGCGCGATGGAGGTGCCGAGCAGGTAGAGCCCTTCGTAGAGCGCATTGGCGCGCATCATCGGGAAGACATAGTCGCGCACGAATTCCTCGCGCAGGTCGTCGATGAAGATATGCTCTTCCTTGACGCCGGCGCTGCGTGCCTTCTGCCGCGCGGGCTCCAGTTCCTCGCCCTGCCCGAGATCGGCCGTGAAGGTCACGACCTCGCACTGATATTCCTGCTGCAGCCACTTGAGGATGACGCTGGTGTCGAGACCGCCGGAATAAGCGAGGACGACGCGGTTGATCTTATCGGACATGGGCGGTTTCCGCTGCTGGAAGGAGGAACGGCGCGCGGTTATCAGTCGCCGCCCTCTTGCGCAACACCTCGCCCGCGCCTCACTTCATGATGCCCATCACCAGCAGGATGCTGAGGAAGAGCGAAAGCGCCACGAAGGCCGACATCACCAGGAAGCTGGCGCGGAACAGGGCAGTGATCCGCCGGCTCCGATAGGCGCCGCGCACCTGCTTGTAGATGTGCAGCGGCGGCACGATCATCGCCGCGAGGGCGATCGCGGTGGAGGAGACGCCCAGCGCGCCCAGGATGGTCAGCGTCGTCACCAGCAGGCTCATGAAGGTGATCGAGAGTGTCACGAACACCAGATGGTCGTAGAAGCGATATTGCCGCTTCCAGAAGAACAGGATCCACACGAACGGCAGCGAGAGCGGGATCAGCAGCCAACTGAACTTGTAGGCGCTGGTCTGCATCCGGTAGAGGAACAGGTCGGGATTGTCGTTGACCGCCGCGATGCCCTTGTCGAGCTTTGCCCAGCCGGTCTTGAACGTGTCCTTCTCGACCTCCGCGGCGGGCTTCACCTTGTCGGCGAACAGCCTCGTGACCTCGATGTTCTCGCGCGTGGAAGCCAGCCGCTGCTCCAGCTCCGCTGTGTCCTCGCCCGCCGCGCGCGCTTTCTCGATGCGGCTTTCCAGCCGCGTCGCCCGCTCTTCGAGATCGCCGATCTCCTGCTCGATATTGGCGCGCGTGAGCGAGCGATATTCATTGGCGCTCCACGAGCCCGCGAGATTATTCACCACCGCGAACATCAGGAACACGCTGAACAGGAACAGGGCGACTGGCGAGACGAATTTCGCGCGCTCGCCCGCGATGTAGCGCCGCGTCAGTTCGCCCGGCTTGATCAGCAGCAGCGGCAGCGTGTTCCAGAACTTGCCCTCGAAATGGAGGACGCCGTGCATGATGTCATGCGCAAAGCCCCCGAGCGAGCGATGCAGATGGCCGTTCTGGCCGCAGGCGTGGCAATAATGGCCCTTGAGCGGCGTGCCGCAATTGAGGCAGTTGCCATGCGCCGCCGCCCCGCCTTCGCCATGCCCCGGCTCGACGGCCCCGGCGACCACCGCGCCGGTCATGGCCTCGCCCACTGCCTCGATGCCTGAGGCCATGATGCACTTCCCCTTGTTCGATCCCGCCCCCGCCGGTTTACCAGCGGCATCGGGCGCGGGCAATTGCAGGGCGCTCAATTGGCGGAAGCGGGCAAACATGGCATCCTGCCGGGCGAGTCGGATGGCCGGAGCGCATGCATGGCGGAACTGAAGACGAAGACGACCGGGCAAAGTCCCGCCGCTTTCCTCGCGGCGCTGGACAATCCCGTGCGCCGCGAGGACGGCCTGCGGCTGCTGGACCTCATGGCGCGGATCAGTGGCGAGCCCGCCGCGATGTGGGGCCCGTCCATCATCGGTTTCGGGCCGCCACCATTATCGATACGACAGCGGCCATGAAGGGGAGATGTGCCGGATCGGCTTCTCGCCCCGCAAGGCCAATCTCGTCCTCTATGTGCTGGCGGGCTCTGCGGATGCCCAGCCCCTGCTCGCGCGCCTCGGCAAGCACAAGACGGGCAAGGCCTGCCTCTACATCAACCGGCTGGACGATGTGGACATGGCCGTCCTCGAGCAGATCGTGCGCGCGGGCTGGGCGGAAATGGCGGCGCGCCACCCCGCCTGAACCGGGCGAACGGCCATCGCCGACCGGCCCGACCTAGGGCTGATCGACATCCAGATGATGGCGTGGCGAAAATGGTGGTTTTTCGGGACCCGGCGCGCAGCGTACTTACGGTACGTGAGCACCGGAAGCACGGGAAACCGCCATTTGCAGTCCGTCAGCGCTGGATGTCGATCAGCCCTAGCCCAGCGCGCGATAGCGGGCTTCAGCCTGCGCCATATAGTCGCGCGTCAGCGGCAGCGTGTGGCGGTTGCGGCAATATTGGAGCTGGTAGATGGTCTGGCTGCCGTACAGGAAGCCGGACGCCGCGGCCGCCAGGTAGAAAGTCCACATGCGGTAGAAGCGCTCGTCGTAAAGCGCCACGATCTGCTCCTTCGCGTCGAGCACGCGCGCATACCAGTGGCGCAGCGTGTGATAATAATGGAGCCGCAGCACCTCGATGTCCGTGAGCAGCAGCTTGTTCGG
Proteins encoded:
- a CDS encoding DUF3667 domain-containing protein translates to MASGIEAVGEAMTGAVVAGAVEPGHGEGGAAAHGNCLNCGTPLKGHYCHACGQNGHLHRSLGGFAHDIMHGVLHFEGKFWNTLPLLLIKPGELTRRYIAGERAKFVSPVALFLFSVFLMFAVVNNLAGSWSANEYRSLTRANIEQEIGDLEERATRLESRIEKARAAGEDTAELEQRLASTRENIEVTRLFADKVKPAAEVEKDTFKTGWAKLDKGIAAVNDNPDLFLYRMQTSAYKFSWLLIPLSLPFVWILFFWKRQYRFYDHLVFVTLSITFMSLLVTTLTILGALGVSSTAIALAAMIVPPLHIYKQVRGAYRSRRITALFRASFLVMSAFVALSLFLSILLVMGIMK
- a CDS encoding ArsR/SmtB family transcription factor; protein product: MSISDAHDHVFKALAASVRRQILDDLRDQPLTTGTLCAHFPDLDRCTVMQHLKVLEEADLVTVVRRGRERWNHLNPLPIHDIHERWIGPHAAQAVTMLRRLKDELER
- a CDS encoding SRPBCC family protein — encoded protein: MDLKFQVSIRIARPVHEVFEAIADPGQLSRYFTTGGAQGRLEAGSTVMWSFHDFPGAFPVEVTTLEPDRLIVLRWEANEGVPEDGDPVVSVGYRTEVTMRFEPLEGGRTLVSISEHGWRETPEGLAGSYGNCMGWTHMLCALKAWLEHGINLREGAFS
- a CDS encoding argininosuccinate synthase, with protein sequence MSDKINRVVLAYSGGLDTSVILKWLQQEYQCEVVTFTADLGQGEELEPARQKARSAGVKEEHIFIDDLREEFVRDYVFPMMRANALYEGLYLLGTSIARPLIAKRQIEIAQQVGADAVAHGATGKGNDQVRFELSYYALQPDIKVIAPWREWDLTSRTRLIEWAEQHQIAVPKDKRGEAPFSTDANMLHTSSEGKVLEDPWEEVPDYVYSRTVNPEDAPDQPEYITIDFEKGDGVALNGVGVSPATLLSSLNDLGCKHGIGRLDLVENRFVGMKSRGMYETPGGTIYALAHRGIEQLTLDRGAAHLKDELMPRYAELIYNGFWFSPEREMLQAAIDHSQEKVSGTVRLKLYKGSCIVVGRKSPHSLYSEKVVTFEDDAGAYDQRDAAGFIKLNALRLRLLGRRDR
- a CDS encoding DUF1801 domain-containing protein; translated protein: MCRIGFSPRKANLVLYVLAGSADAQPLLARLGKHKTGKACLYINRLDDVDMAVLEQIVRAGWAEMAARHPA